The following are from one region of the Mycobacteriales bacterium genome:
- a CDS encoding DUF5318 family protein — MNRRSIVDYALQRRALLADVYAGRVGTFEVCDAHPYLQRAAKYHGEASEATCPVCRKERLIHVHYVYGDRLGHVSGQAKSPKELPRLASAHGEFTVYVVEVCRTCGWNHLALSYVLGHGGEAAGADEGRQAARK, encoded by the coding sequence GTGAACCGCCGCTCGATCGTCGACTACGCATTGCAGCGCCGCGCGCTGCTCGCGGACGTCTACGCGGGCCGGGTCGGCACCTTCGAGGTGTGCGACGCGCACCCCTATCTGCAGCGGGCCGCGAAGTATCACGGCGAGGCGTCCGAGGCCACCTGCCCGGTCTGCCGCAAGGAGCGGCTCATCCACGTGCACTACGTGTACGGCGACCGGCTGGGCCACGTGTCGGGGCAGGCAAAGTCCCCCAAAGAGTTGCCCAGACTCGCGTCAGCGCACGGCGAGTTCACGGTCTATGTGGTGGAGGTCTGTCGGACCTGCGGTTGGAACCACCTGGCCCTCTCCTACGTGCTCGGGCACGGTGGCGAGGCCGCCGGGGCCGACGAGGGTCGGCAGGCCGCACGCAAGTAG
- a CDS encoding PadR family transcriptional regulator yields MLEFAILGLLHEEPMHGYQLRKRLNTLLGTLRAFSYGSLYPTLRRMKNRGWISQSDPAPSSGVPALTGRRGKIVYQLTGQGKERFAELLADAGPTAWEDDDQFGVHFAFFSQTRADVRLRILQGRRRRVEERREGMRAALARTRERVDRYTRELHKHGLESVDREVRWLDELIAHEQLDDPDPPDRSAD; encoded by the coding sequence ATGCTGGAGTTCGCGATCCTCGGGCTGCTCCACGAGGAGCCGATGCACGGGTATCAGCTGCGGAAGCGGCTCAACACGCTGCTCGGCACGCTGCGGGCGTTCTCCTACGGGTCGCTCTACCCGACGCTGCGGCGGATGAAGAACCGCGGCTGGATCAGTCAGAGCGACCCGGCGCCGTCAAGCGGCGTGCCGGCGCTCACCGGCCGCCGCGGCAAGATCGTCTACCAGCTCACGGGGCAGGGCAAAGAACGGTTCGCCGAGCTCCTGGCCGACGCCGGTCCGACGGCGTGGGAGGACGACGACCAGTTCGGGGTGCATTTCGCGTTCTTCTCCCAGACCCGCGCCGACGTACGCCTGCGGATCCTGCAGGGCCGCCGCCGCCGGGTCGAGGAGCGGCGTGAGGGGATGCGGGCCGCGCTCGCCCGGACCCGGGAGCGCGTCGACCGCTACACCCGCGAGCTGCACAAGCACGGCCTCGAGTCGGTCGACCGCGAGGTCCGCTGGCTCGACGAGCTGATCGCGCACGAGCAGCTCGATGATCCCGACCCGCCGGATCGTTCGGCGGACTGA